One window from the genome of Pandoraea fibrosis encodes:
- a CDS encoding electron transfer flavoprotein subunit beta/FixA family protein yields MKILVPVKRVVDYNVKVRVKSDGSGVDIANVKMSMNPFDEIAVEEAVRLKEAGVATEVIAVSAGVAQSQETLRTALAIGADRAILIESDEELQPLAVAKLLKAIVDKEQPQLVILGKQAIDDDSNQTGQMLAALARLPQATFASKVTVADNRAQVTREVDGGLETVSLSLPAVITTDLRLNEPRYVTLPNIMKAKKKPLETVKPADLGVDVSPRLKTLKVAEPPKRSAGVKVADVAALVDKLKTEAKVI; encoded by the coding sequence ATGAAGATCCTGGTACCGGTCAAACGGGTAGTGGATTACAACGTAAAGGTTCGCGTGAAGAGCGACGGCAGCGGCGTCGACATTGCGAACGTGAAGATGTCGATGAATCCGTTCGACGAAATCGCGGTGGAAGAGGCAGTGCGCCTGAAGGAAGCGGGCGTAGCCACGGAAGTGATCGCGGTGTCGGCGGGCGTGGCGCAGTCGCAGGAGACGCTGCGCACGGCGCTGGCCATCGGCGCGGATCGCGCGATCCTGATCGAGTCGGACGAGGAATTGCAGCCGCTGGCGGTGGCCAAGCTGCTCAAGGCGATCGTGGACAAGGAGCAACCGCAACTGGTGATCCTTGGCAAGCAAGCGATCGACGACGACTCCAATCAAACCGGTCAGATGCTCGCGGCGCTTGCCAGGCTGCCGCAGGCGACGTTCGCCTCGAAGGTGACGGTGGCGGATAACCGGGCACAGGTCACGCGCGAGGTGGACGGCGGTCTGGAGACGGTGTCGCTGTCGTTGCCGGCAGTGATCACGACGGACTTGCGCCTGAACGAGCCGCGTTATGTGACGCTGCCCAACATCATGAAGGCGAAGAAGAAGCCGCTGGAGACGGTCAAGCCTGCGGATCTGGGCGTGGATGTGAGCCCGCGTCTGAAGACGCTGAAGGTGGCCGAGCCGCCCAAGCGCAGCGCAGGGGTGAAGGTGGCGGACGTGGCAGCGCTCGTCGATAAGCTGAAGACCGAAGCGAAGGTCATCTAA
- a CDS encoding MFS transporter codes for MDWYRQMNKTERRTFIAAFGGWALDALDFMVFTFVISTLITVFSIDKGQAGMLATITLLFSAIGGWVAGVLADRFGRVRILQATILWFSICTILIGFAQNFEQIFVLRALQGLGFGGEWAVGSVLMGEIVRTEYRGRAVGTVQSGWAIGWAVAALCYTASFSLLPEDYAWRALFWIGVIPAVFVLYIRKHVPEPELFERTRKQEERAAKRTSAWAIFSPSLIKTTALSALLCTGVQGGYYAVTTWLPTFLKTERHLSVIGTGGYLLVIILGSFIGYLTGAYLTDRLGRRANLLIFAVLSGASIYAYTQFQLSNDQMLILGFPLGFAASGIFSGMGAYLTELFPSAVRANGQGFAYNFGRGIGALFPSLVGYLAKTSGLGTAIGMFAGGAYLVVLVTAFLLPETKGREIE; via the coding sequence ATGGATTGGTATCGCCAGATGAACAAGACCGAGCGGCGCACCTTTATCGCGGCGTTTGGCGGCTGGGCGCTCGATGCGCTCGACTTCATGGTATTCACCTTCGTGATCTCGACACTGATCACGGTGTTCAGCATCGACAAGGGGCAGGCCGGCATGCTGGCCACCATCACGCTATTGTTCTCGGCCATCGGCGGCTGGGTGGCGGGCGTACTCGCGGATCGCTTCGGGCGCGTGCGCATTCTGCAAGCGACGATCCTGTGGTTCTCCATTTGCACGATCCTGATCGGCTTTGCGCAGAACTTCGAACAGATCTTCGTGCTGCGCGCGTTGCAGGGGCTGGGCTTCGGCGGCGAATGGGCGGTCGGATCGGTGCTCATGGGCGAGATCGTGCGCACCGAGTATCGCGGACGTGCCGTCGGCACGGTGCAAAGCGGCTGGGCCATCGGCTGGGCGGTGGCGGCGCTGTGCTACACGGCGTCGTTCTCGCTGTTGCCGGAGGACTACGCCTGGCGCGCGTTGTTCTGGATCGGGGTGATCCCGGCAGTGTTCGTGCTCTATATCCGTAAGCATGTGCCGGAACCGGAATTGTTCGAACGCACGCGCAAGCAGGAGGAGCGCGCAGCCAAGCGCACGTCGGCCTGGGCGATCTTCTCGCCGTCGCTCATCAAGACGACGGCGCTCTCGGCGCTGCTGTGCACCGGTGTGCAGGGCGGGTACTATGCCGTGACGACATGGCTGCCGACGTTCCTGAAGACGGAGCGTCATCTCTCGGTCATCGGCACCGGCGGATATTTGCTCGTGATCATTCTGGGATCGTTCATCGGCTATTTGACGGGGGCGTATCTGACCGACCGTCTGGGCCGCCGAGCGAACCTGCTGATCTTTGCCGTGCTGTCGGGCGCGAGCATCTATGCATACACGCAGTTCCAACTGAGCAATGACCAGATGCTGATCCTCGGCTTCCCGCTGGGGTTCGCGGCATCCGGCATTTTCAGTGGCATGGGCGCTTATCTCACCGAGTTGTTTCCGTCGGCGGTACGTGCCAACGGACAAGGCTTCGCGTATAACTTCGGGCGCGGCATCGGCGCACTGTTTCCGAGTCTGGTCGGTTATCTGGCCAAGACCAGCGGTCTGGGAACCGCCATCGGCATGTTTGCCGGCGGTGCCTATCTTGTCGTGCTGGTCACTGCATTTTTGTTGCCCGAGACGAAAGGGCGCGAGATCGAGTAA
- a CDS encoding FAD-binding oxidoreductase has protein sequence MTISAFTQRLIDAVGADSVFTSADDLAPWLADWRGMYRGNAQAVVRPRTTQDVAKILALCQSTATPVVPRGGNTGLCGGATPDASAQNVVLSLDRMNAVRSLDTIANTLVAEAGCILEDLQRAARDANRLLPLSLAAEGSCQLGGNLATNAGGVNVVRYGMTRELVLGVEAVLPNGEILHGLRTLRKDNTGYDLKQLLIGSEGTLGVITAAALRLYAPTPVRQVVIAAVTSPRQALELYELLFAECGPRMQAFEFFTGECVDLVMAHVPGVRAPFGERHPGYVLIELADTADEAALAALLERVIETAIERDLCADAVVSSTLAQLEEMWKLREEISEAQRADGLHLKHDVSLPIEAIPEFMTSAEARVRRVCPQVRPFIFGHFGDGNLHYNLSRPVGEAANFMATQGEAITAEVLDEVARFGGSISAEHGIGQLKRDYFAKYKSPLELRLMREIKAVFDPAGIMNPGKLL, from the coding sequence ACTGGCGCGGCATGTATCGCGGCAACGCGCAGGCCGTCGTGCGTCCACGCACGACGCAAGATGTCGCCAAAATTCTCGCGCTGTGCCAGAGCACGGCGACGCCCGTGGTGCCGCGTGGCGGCAACACGGGCTTGTGCGGCGGCGCGACGCCCGACGCCTCGGCGCAAAACGTGGTGCTTAGCCTCGATCGCATGAATGCCGTGCGCAGTCTGGACACCATCGCCAACACGCTGGTCGCCGAAGCGGGCTGCATTCTCGAAGACTTGCAACGCGCGGCACGCGACGCGAATCGTTTGTTGCCGCTCAGTCTCGCGGCCGAGGGCTCGTGTCAATTGGGCGGCAATCTGGCGACGAATGCTGGCGGCGTGAACGTCGTTCGCTATGGCATGACACGTGAGCTGGTGCTCGGTGTGGAAGCCGTGCTGCCGAACGGCGAAATCCTGCATGGCCTGCGCACGCTGCGCAAGGACAACACGGGCTACGACCTCAAGCAGTTGCTGATCGGCTCGGAAGGCACGCTGGGGGTGATTACCGCGGCAGCGCTGCGTCTTTATGCACCGACGCCCGTGCGTCAGGTGGTGATCGCTGCGGTGACGTCGCCGCGTCAGGCGCTGGAATTGTATGAATTGCTGTTTGCCGAGTGCGGCCCGCGCATGCAGGCGTTCGAGTTCTTCACGGGCGAGTGCGTCGATCTGGTCATGGCGCATGTGCCGGGCGTGCGTGCGCCGTTTGGCGAGCGCCACCCCGGTTATGTACTGATCGAACTGGCCGACACGGCTGACGAAGCGGCGTTGGCGGCGTTGCTCGAGCGTGTGATCGAGACGGCCATCGAGCGCGATCTTTGCGCGGATGCCGTGGTGTCGTCCACGCTGGCGCAACTCGAGGAGATGTGGAAGCTGCGCGAGGAAATCTCCGAGGCACAACGCGCCGACGGTCTGCACCTCAAGCACGACGTTTCGTTGCCCATCGAGGCCATCCCGGAATTCATGACGAGTGCAGAGGCGCGCGTGCGACGCGTTTGCCCACAGGTGCGCCCGTTCATCTTCGGCCACTTCGGCGACGGCAATCTGCATTACAACCTGTCGCGCCCGGTGGGCGAGGCGGCGAATTTCATGGCCACGCAGGGCGAGGCGATCACTGCCGAAGTGCTCGATGAAGTGGCGCGCTTCGGCGGAAGCATCAGCGCCGAGCATGGGATCGGGCAACTCAAGCGCGATTATTTCGCCAAGTACAAATCGCCGCTGGAGCTGCGGTTGATGCGCGAGATCAAGGCCGTGTTCGATCCGGCCGGAATCATGAATCCGGGCAAGCTGCTGTAA
- a CDS encoding amidohydrolase family protein, with protein MTVTPAAGAPLCLGPLPEIDPPTFDVPFGAVDTHAHVVAASDAYPMVPERSYTPPPAPEDKYLAMLDATGMTYGVLVQISVYGTDNRYMLETLRRHPDRLRGIAVVSPDITDAELEAMHAAGVRGLRINVLFGGGIGFTAMETLAHRIKDLGWHMQFLMDVNALPELMPRMTKLPVPGIVDHMGHTPVAQGLEAPGFSALRSLVRDHGYWVKLSGAYRISERFPSFDDVTPFAQALIEDAPERMVWGSDWPHVSLTRMPNTGALRNLLPQWAPDADTRRRILVDNPARLYGFPATV; from the coding sequence ATGACCGTAACCCCCGCCGCCGGCGCGCCGCTGTGCCTTGGTCCGCTGCCGGAGATCGATCCACCGACATTCGACGTGCCGTTCGGTGCCGTCGACACGCATGCCCACGTAGTCGCCGCGAGCGACGCGTATCCGATGGTGCCCGAGCGCAGCTACACACCGCCACCCGCGCCGGAAGACAAATACCTTGCGATGCTCGACGCCACCGGCATGACCTACGGTGTGCTCGTACAGATCAGTGTCTACGGCACCGACAACCGCTACATGCTCGAAACGCTGCGCCGTCACCCGGACCGTTTGCGCGGCATCGCGGTTGTCTCCCCCGACATCACCGATGCCGAACTCGAAGCGATGCATGCCGCAGGGGTTCGAGGTTTGCGCATCAACGTGTTGTTCGGTGGCGGTATCGGCTTCACGGCGATGGAAACGCTGGCGCACCGGATCAAGGATCTCGGCTGGCATATGCAGTTTCTGATGGACGTGAATGCATTGCCCGAACTCATGCCACGCATGACGAAGCTGCCGGTGCCGGGCATTGTCGATCACATGGGACATACGCCCGTGGCGCAGGGGCTTGAAGCGCCCGGGTTCTCCGCGCTGCGCTCCCTGGTTCGCGATCACGGGTACTGGGTCAAGCTCTCGGGGGCTTATCGCATCAGCGAACGATTCCCGTCGTTCGACGACGTCACGCCGTTCGCCCAAGCCCTGATCGAAGACGCGCCCGAGCGTATGGTCTGGGGCAGCGACTGGCCGCACGTGTCGCTCACACGCATGCCGAACACGGGCGCGTTGCGCAATCTGCTGCCGCAATGGGCGCCGGATGCCGACACGCGCCGCCGCATTCTGGTGGACAACCCGGCGCGTCTGTACGGGTTCCCCGCCACGGTTTGA
- a CDS encoding electron transfer flavoprotein subunit alpha/FixB family protein — translation MSILVIAEHDNQSIKAATLNTVTAALQCGDDVHVLVAGSNAKAAADAAAQIAGVKKVLLADAPYFADGLAENIADEVVSIAGNYSHILATATAYGKNIAPRVAALLDVAQISDITKVDSADTFERPIYAGNAIATVQSADKVKVITVRSTGFDPAAATGGSAAVEAVAATPDAGVSQFVGREVTKLDRPELTSAKIIVSGGRGLGSGENYTKVLEPLADKLGAALGASRAAVDAGYVPNDYQVGQTGKIVAPQLYIAVGISGAIQHLAGMKDSKVIVAINKDPEAPIFSVADYGLVGDLFTVVPELTGAL, via the coding sequence ATGAGCATTCTGGTAATTGCCGAACACGACAACCAATCGATCAAGGCGGCGACGCTCAACACGGTGACGGCAGCGCTGCAATGCGGCGACGACGTGCACGTGCTGGTGGCCGGCTCGAACGCGAAGGCGGCGGCTGACGCGGCTGCGCAGATCGCGGGCGTGAAGAAGGTGCTGCTGGCGGATGCGCCGTACTTCGCCGACGGTCTGGCCGAGAACATCGCCGACGAGGTGGTGTCGATCGCGGGCAACTATTCGCACATTCTGGCCACGGCCACCGCCTACGGCAAGAACATCGCGCCGCGCGTGGCAGCGCTGCTGGACGTCGCACAGATTTCGGATATCACGAAGGTCGACAGCGCCGACACGTTCGAGCGTCCGATCTATGCGGGCAACGCGATTGCGACGGTGCAAAGCGCGGACAAGGTGAAAGTGATCACGGTGCGCTCGACGGGTTTCGACCCGGCGGCGGCGACGGGCGGCAGCGCGGCGGTGGAAGCCGTGGCGGCAACGCCGGACGCGGGCGTGTCGCAGTTCGTGGGGCGTGAGGTGACGAAGCTGGACCGTCCGGAGCTCACGAGCGCGAAGATCATCGTCTCGGGTGGCCGGGGGCTGGGCAGCGGGGAGAACTACACCAAGGTGCTGGAGCCGCTGGCGGACAAGCTGGGCGCTGCGCTGGGTGCGTCGCGTGCGGCGGTGGACGCGGGGTATGTGCCGAACGACTATCAGGTGGGTCAGACGGGCAAGATCGTGGCGCCGCAGTTGTATATCGCGGTGGGGATTTCCGGCGCGATCCAGCACTTGGCGGGGATGAAGGATTCGAAGGTGATCGTGGCGATCAACAAGGATCCGGAAGCGCCGATTTTCTCGGTGGCGGACTACGGCCTGGTGGGCGATCTGTTCACGGTGGTGCCGGAACTGACGGGCGCGCTGTAA